A section of the Cottoperca gobio chromosome 17, fCotGob3.1, whole genome shotgun sequence genome encodes:
- the hectd3 gene encoding E3 ubiquitin-protein ligase HECTD3: MSLGDNPHLLLGRIRFLNRCIECFKRSESVPECLCYVSKEVCYKICKDSSSTSSASTGASTGGCTVGKTLVPVFESPHQTPHIKKSCKYNIEPKKGTCIRTTGEEYCNSQGLWVKINKEQLEEHRPGQELEEGWILVCKHTEGGDRLVPVESPETISRQQQLFGYDHKPCNRWEQVVSVENALYIGSKPKIAECDVAAVQKLRYVPPTWAYECDEDLVHYFHDHIGKEDENLGSVKQCVTSIDVSSCSEDPSGGVSCLTDGDTETYWESDGMQGQHWIRLHMRRGSVVNKLILTVDSTDDNYMPKRVTLFGGEGDNLKKLSDITIDDNLIGEVCVLMDMLSHLPVIEVRIEECRDEGIDVRIRGLKIKSSCERDLGLNADVFQSTNLVRYPRLQGNTPDVLYRRALVIQRFICLLDSVLPHLIPAWDYSLGTFNHIKSIKQFLLLSKRRSALITQCLKDSETSKPNFMPRLYINRRLAMEHRDNTSLDTSCKNAVFSQVYEGLKPSDKFEKTLDYRWPARYDQWWECKFIAEGIIDQGGGFRDSLADMSEELCPSSAECPMPLPFFSRTSNQGSLEAKDYYVPNPSCKEFHKYEWIGQLMGAALRGKDFLVLALPGLVWKQLTGESVCWNKDFPAVDSVLVNLLEAMDNMDQETYEFRFGEELVYTTLLSDGQMVELIPGGSNVAVRYEDRSEFVRLVQKARLEESKQQIAAMQAGLLKVVPQAVLDLLTWQEVEKKVCGDPEISVEALKRLTRYEDLEQSDVRVQYLWEALTSFTNEDRSRFLRFVTGRSRLPAPIYVFPDKQGSETTDALPQSSTCSSTLYLPNYPSAKVCEEKLRYAAYNCVAIDTDMSPWEE, from the exons atgTCTCTGGGCGACAACCCTCACCTGCTGCTCGGCAGGATCCGCTTCCTCAACCGGTGCATTGAGTGTTTCAAGAGGAGCGAGTCGGTGCCGGAGTGTCTGTGTTATGTCTCCAAAGAGGTGTGCTACAAGATCTGCAAGGACTCATCGTCCACCTCTTCCGCCTCGACAGGAGCATCCACCGGAGGCTGCACCGTCGGGAAAACGCTCGTCCCCGTCTTTGAGAGTCCACATCAGACTCCACACATTAAGAAATCATGCAAGTACAACATCGAGCCAAAGAAAGGGACGTGTATCCGGACAACAGGGGAGGAGTACTGCAACAGCCAGGGCCTGTGGGTGAAAATCAATAAG gagcagctggaggagcacCGTCCGGGCCAGGAGTTGGAGGAAGGCTGGATCCTGGTGTGTAAACACACGGAGGGAGGCGACAGGCTGGTGCCGGTCGAGTCACCGGAGACCATCAGCAGACAACAGCAGCTCTTTGGCTACGACCACAAGCCCTGCAACAGGTGGGAGCAGGTGGTGAGTGTGGAGAACGCGCTTTACATCGGCTCCAAACCCAAAATCGCTGAGTGTGATGTCGCTGCCGTCCAGAAGCTAAG GTATGTTCCTCCCACCTGGGCATATGAATGTGACGAGGACTTGGTGCACTACTTCCACGACCACATAGGGAAAGAGGATGAGAACCTGGGGAGCGTGAAGCAGTGCGTGACCAGCATCGATGTTTCTTCATGTTCG GAGGATCCCAGCGGAGGGGTGAGCTGTCTGACGGACGGCGACACTGAAACTTACTGGGAGAGCGACGGCATGCAGGGACAACACTGGATCCGCTTGCACATGAGGAGAGGCTCTGTGGTTAA TAAGCTGATATTGACGGTGGACTCTACGGACGACAACTACATGCCCAAACGAGTCACATTGTtcggaggagaaggagacaaCCTGAAGAAGCTGAGCGACATCACCATAGACGA CAACCTGAttggagaagtgtgtgtgctgatggaTATGTTGTCTCACCTGCCTGTGATCGAGGTTCGGATTGAAGAATGTAGAG ATGAGGGGATAGACGTCCGGATCCGAGGCTTGAAGATCAAGTCGTCATGTGAAAGAGACCTGGGTCTGAACGCCGACGTCTTCCAGTCCACTAACCTGGTGCGCTACCCCCGTCTCCAAGGCAACACGCCCGACGTCCTGTACCGCAGAGCGCTGGTCATCCAGAG GTTCATCTGTCTGCTGGACAGCGTGCTCCCACACTTGATACCGGCCTGGGATTACAGTCTGGGTACCTTCAACCACATCAAA AGCATAAAGCAGTTCCTGCTGCTGTCCAAACGCCGCTCGGCCCTCATCACACAGTGCCTGAAGGACTCGGAGACGAGTAAACCGAACTTCATGCCCCGACTCTACATCAACAGACGTCTGGCCATGGAGCACAGAGACAACACCTCTCTGGACACCAGCTGCAAGAACGCTGTGTTCAGTCAG GTGTACGAAGGCCTCAAACCATCTGACAAATTTGAGAAGACTTTGGATTATAG ATGGCCTGCTCGGTATGACCAGTGGTGGGAATGTAAGTTCATTGCAGAGGGAATCATTGACCAGGGAGGCGGATTTCGGGACAGCCTGGCTGACATGTCTGAGGAGCTTTGCCCCAGCTCAGCGGAGTGTCCCATGCCTCTGCCGTTCTTCAGCCGTACGTCCAACCAG GGCTCCTTAGAGGCCAAAGATTACTACGTCCCCAACCCGTCCTGTAAAGAGTTCCACAAGTACGAGTGGATCGGTCAGCTCATGGGAGCTGCTCTCAGAGGAAAAGACTTCTTG GTCTTGGCTCTGCCCGGGCTGGTGTGGAAGCAGCTGACTGGGGAGTCTGTCTGCTGGAATAAAGATTTCCCCGCTGTAGACTCGGTGCTG GTGAACCTGCTGGAGGCCATGGACAACATGGACCAGGAGACGTATGAGTTCAGGTTTGGTGAGGAGCTGGTGTACACCACCCTGCTGAGCGACGGTCAGATGGTGGAGCTCATCCCCGGCGGCAGTAATGTAGCCGTACGGTACGAGGACCGCAGCGAGTTCGTCCGCCTGGTGCAGAAGGCTCGGCTAGAGGAGAGCAAGCAGCAG atcGCAGCCATGCAGGCGGGGCTGCTGAAGGTGGTGCCTCAGGCGGTGCTGGACCTGCTCACGTGGCAGGAAGTGGAGAAGAAAGTGTGTGGAGACCCTGAGATCAGTGTGGAAGCCCTGAAACGCCTCA CACGCTATGAGGACCTGGAACAAAGTGACGTTAGAGTACAATACTTATGGGAAGCACTGACGAGCTTCACCAATG aggaTCGCAGCAGGTTTCTGAGGTTTGTAACTGGTAGAAGTCGTCTTCCTGCGCCTATCTACGTCTTTCCAGACAAACAAGG CTCTGAAACGACCGATGCACTTCCACAGTCCTCCACATGTTCCAGCACTCTTTATTTACCCAACTACCCAAG TGCAAAGGTTTGTGAGGAGAAGCTGCGTTACGCTGCGTACAACTGTGTGGCCATCGACACCGACATGAGTCCCTGGGAAGAGTGA
- the LOC115022134 gene encoding 40S ribosomal protein S8, which produces MGISRDNWHKRRKTGGKRKPYHKKRKYELGRPPANTKIGPRRIHTVRVRGGNKKYRALRLDVGNFSWGSECCTRKTRIIDVVYNASNNELVRTKTLVKNCIVLVDSLPYRQWYEAHFATPLGRKKGAKLTPEEEEVLNKKRSKRTQKKYDERKKTAKISTLLEEQFQQGKLLACIASRPGQCGRADGYILEGKELEFYLRKIKAKKGK; this is translated from the exons ATGG GTATCTCAAGGGATAACTGGCATAAACGCCGCAAGACCGGCGGTAAACGCAAGCCCTACCACAAGAAAAGGAAGTATGAGCTTGGTCGCCCTCCTGCAAACACAAAA atTGGACCTCGTCGTATCCACACAGTGAGGGTGCGAGGTGGGAACAAGAAGTACCGTGCTCTGAGACTGGATGTTGGTAACTTCTCATGGGGCTCTGAGT GCTGCACACGCAAGACCAGGATTATAGATGTGGTCTACAATGCCTCCAACAACGAGCTGGTCAGAACCAAGACCCTGGTGAAGAACTGCATCGTCCTCGTCGACAGCCTTCCCTACAGGCAGTGGTATGAGGCCCACTTTGCCACTCCTCTGGGACGCAAGAAGGGAGCCAAGCTG ActcctgaggaggaagaggtccTGAACAAAAAGAGGTCAAAGAGGACCCAGAAAAAGTACGATGAGCGTAAAAAGACGGCAAAGATCAGCACCCTCTTGGAGGAGCAGTTCCAGCAGGGAAAACTTCTTG CTTGCATCGCATCCAGACCCGGCCAGTGCGGCAGAGCAGACGGCTACATCCTGGAAGGCAAGGAGCTCGAGTTCTACCTGAGGAAGATCAAGGCCAAGAAAGGCAAATAG
- the LOC115022023 gene encoding 40S ribosomal protein S8-like: protein MGDEKVTLGCTRKTSIINVVYNASNNELVRTKTLVKNCIVLVDSLPYRQWYEAHFATPLGRKKGAKLTPEEEEVLNKKRSKRTQKKYDERKKTAKISTLLEEQFQQGKLLACIASIPGQCGRADGYILEGKELEFYLRKIKAKKGKWMYSSLICQ, encoded by the exons ATGGGTGATGAAAAAGTGACCTTAG GCTGCACACGTAAGACCAGCATCATTAATGTGGTCTACAATGCCTCCAACAACGAGCTGGTCAGAACCAAGACCCTGGTGAAGAACTGCATCGTCCTCGTCGACAGCCTTCCCTACAGGCAGTGGTATGAGGCCCACTTTGCCACTCCTCTGGGACGCAAGAAGGGAGCCAAGCTG ActcctgaggaggaagaggtccTGAACAAAAAGAGGTCAAAGAGGACCCAGAAAAAGTACGATGAGCGTAAAAAGACGGCAAAGATCAGCACCCTCTTGGAGGAGCAGTTCCAGCAGGGAAAACTTCTTG CTTGCATCGCATCCATACCCGGCCAGTGCGGCAGAGCAGACGGCTACATCCTGGAAGGCAAGGAGCTCGAGTTCTACCTGAGGAAGATCAAGGCCAAGAAAGGCAAATGGATGTACAGCTCTTTGATATGTCAATAA